One window of the bacterium genome contains the following:
- a CDS encoding FAD-dependent oxidoreductase, translating into MSQISPTHPRRLADVASFDLETDVAVVGFGGAGGCAAIEASDNGAEVTIFEVASASGGSTALSSAEIYMGGGGGTRVQQACGYDDSTEALFEYLKLCMGDVGDEEKIRCYAEGSRDHFDWIVGLGVPYKDTEYKDKAIVAMTDDCLLYTGNEKAWPFRDVAAPCPRGHNLEIEGDNGGPLFMEIVTRNVEERGIRVEYDARVLRLIADEEGAIHGLVVRIDGEEKNVRTRRGVILCTGGFAMNQAMWEHYSPGVAKRAQPIGNPFDDGGGIRMGQGAGASTLHMNQSFVTIPFYPPSSHTFGILVNSQGQRFINEDVYHARIASNNLKQLQTGEKVFLIIGEKHWKQPNMLGGEIASAAETIEELAEDIGLPAANLAHTFHHYNEYAAKGEDPLFHKQAEWMEPIEGTIAAVDITPGEHGIYVGFTLGGLETKPTGEVLTMDGDVVPGLYAAGRATCGMPRTAEGYASGMSVGDVTFFGRRAGRQVAERKD; encoded by the coding sequence ATGAGCCAGATCAGCCCGACCCACCCCCGCCGACTCGCCGACGTCGCGAGCTTCGACCTCGAGACCGACGTCGCCGTCGTGGGCTTCGGCGGTGCTGGCGGCTGTGCCGCGATCGAAGCGAGCGACAACGGCGCGGAGGTCACGATCTTCGAGGTCGCCAGCGCGAGCGGCGGCTCGACGGCGCTGTCGAGCGCCGAGATCTACATGGGCGGCGGAGGCGGCACCCGCGTGCAGCAGGCCTGCGGCTACGACGACTCGACCGAGGCGCTCTTCGAATACCTGAAGCTCTGCATGGGCGACGTCGGCGACGAGGAGAAGATCCGCTGCTACGCGGAGGGAAGCCGCGACCACTTCGACTGGATCGTCGGCCTCGGCGTGCCCTACAAGGATACGGAGTACAAGGACAAGGCGATCGTCGCGATGACCGACGACTGTCTCCTCTACACGGGCAACGAGAAGGCCTGGCCCTTCCGGGACGTCGCCGCGCCCTGCCCTCGCGGCCACAACCTCGAGATCGAAGGAGACAACGGTGGCCCCCTCTTCATGGAGATCGTCACGCGGAACGTCGAGGAGCGGGGGATCCGCGTCGAGTACGACGCGCGGGTCCTCCGGCTGATTGCCGACGAGGAAGGCGCGATCCACGGCCTCGTCGTCCGGATCGACGGCGAGGAGAAGAACGTCCGCACGCGCCGCGGCGTGATCCTCTGCACCGGCGGATTCGCGATGAACCAGGCCATGTGGGAGCACTACAGCCCCGGGGTCGCGAAGCGCGCCCAGCCGATCGGCAACCCCTTCGACGACGGGGGCGGCATCCGCATGGGCCAGGGTGCGGGGGCTTCGACGCTCCACATGAACCAGAGCTTCGTGACGATCCCGTTCTACCCGCCGTCGAGCCACACCTTCGGCATCCTCGTGAACAGCCAGGGCCAGCGCTTCATCAACGAGGACGTCTACCACGCGCGGATCGCGTCGAACAACCTGAAGCAGCTCCAGACCGGAGAGAAGGTCTTCCTGATCATCGGCGAGAAGCACTGGAAGCAGCCCAACATGCTCGGCGGCGAGATCGCGAGCGCGGCGGAGACGATCGAGGAGCTGGCCGAGGACATCGGCCTCCCCGCCGCGAACCTCGCGCACACGTTCCACCACTACAACGAGTACGCAGCGAAGGGCGAGGACCCGCTCTTCCACAAGCAGGCGGAGTGGATGGAGCCGATCGAGGGAACGATCGCGGCGGTCGACATCACCCCCGGCGAACACGGGATCTACGTGGGGTTCACGCTCGGCGGGCTCGAGACGAAGCCGACCGGCGAGGTCCTGACGATGGACGGTGACGTGGTCCCCGGGCTCTACGCCGCCGGACGCGCGACCTGCGGCATGCCGCGCACCGCCGAAGGCTATGCGTCGGGCATGTCCGTGGGCGACGTCACGTTCTTCGGGCGCAGGGCGGGACGACAGGTCGCCGAACGCAAGGATTGA
- a CDS encoding CBS domain-containing protein, producing MKLETQRARDLMTRKIVRGDPEETLREAALRMDEHGIHGLLIDPPVRGRGYCILTIKDCIEVICEAGEEALDSLCVEDAMTRPALTIPADLLASDCIRLMRHAGVRMAPVVEGVEAIGILTFTDVLRACARPEPGS from the coding sequence GTGAAGCTCGAAACCCAGCGCGCCCGTGACCTGATGACCCGGAAGATCGTTCGGGGCGATCCAGAAGAAACGCTACGCGAAGCCGCCCTGCGGATGGACGAGCACGGCATCCACGGCCTGCTGATCGATCCGCCCGTGCGCGGTCGTGGCTACTGCATCCTGACAATCAAGGACTGCATCGAGGTGATCTGCGAGGCAGGCGAAGAGGCGCTCGATTCGCTTTGCGTGGAAGACGCGATGACCCGCCCCGCGCTCACGATCCCGGCCGATCTGCTCGCCTCGGACTGCATCCGTCTGATGCGACATGCCGGCGTCCGGATGGCTCCGGTGGTCGAGGGCGTCGAGGCCATCGGAATCCTCACGTTCACCGACGTCCTGCGCGCCTGCGCCCGCCCTGAACCAGGCAGCTAG
- a CDS encoding carboxylesterase family protein, whose protein sequence is MTRFPRLLVALVPFLLAACGESLPEADPATRRTIAQGEIVGASIDDGAVLAWKGIPFAAPPTGDLRWRAPRPPASWEGVRETLASGGVCTQLGGDPLQGSEDCLYLDVFAPAAVAEEGADLLPVMYWIHGGGNTLGSGDMMPPQALARDNGVVLVTINYRLGLFGWLSHDALRAGASGPEDASGNFGTLDIIRGLEWVQENIAQFGGDPGRVTIFGESAGGLNVFSMLVSPIAKDLFHAAIAQSGSPTTMTRDESDHYTDDAEAPGLPGSSGELLIALLQQAGRAEDRASAKAVAAEMELGEIEAFLRGHSAAELLQPFVDEVGDASMPMYIVPNIFQDGHVVRRGEPIDLFATPGAYNAVPFIAGTNREESKLFVAFDSPHVERTFGLPSGFSNLRMYDVEGEYGGLVWRAMGADEPLAAMRKSQGPTVWGYRFDWDEEPVVLGTDLSKLLGAAHAMELFFVFGLTDLGFANRFIFEDPESATLLSERMRSYWANFAYTYRPGRGQGGDLPDWAPWGDGSKDPKYIVFDTDAGDGLRMERDQIDQAWVVSRAMTDPRMLSDEERCRVYKNMVQWSEALTPEAYTTIGEGMCEPFPIGSRLDFPSLSHDPAE, encoded by the coding sequence ATGACCCGGTTCCCCCGCCTGCTCGTCGCCCTCGTTCCCTTCCTGCTCGCCGCCTGCGGCGAGTCGTTGCCGGAAGCCGATCCGGCGACCCGCCGCACGATCGCGCAGGGCGAGATCGTCGGTGCCTCGATCGACGATGGCGCCGTACTCGCCTGGAAGGGGATTCCCTTCGCGGCGCCGCCGACGGGCGACCTCCGCTGGCGTGCACCCCGACCGCCGGCGTCCTGGGAGGGCGTTCGGGAGACGCTGGCTTCGGGTGGGGTGTGTACGCAGCTCGGGGGCGACCCGCTCCAGGGCTCGGAGGATTGCCTCTATCTCGACGTGTTCGCGCCGGCCGCGGTGGCCGAGGAGGGCGCCGACCTCCTGCCGGTCATGTACTGGATCCACGGTGGGGGGAACACGCTTGGCTCCGGGGACATGATGCCGCCGCAGGCGCTGGCGCGGGACAACGGCGTGGTCCTCGTGACCATCAACTACCGCCTCGGGCTCTTCGGCTGGCTCTCCCACGACGCGCTCCGCGCGGGGGCGTCCGGACCCGAGGACGCGTCCGGAAACTTCGGGACCCTCGACATCATCCGCGGCCTCGAATGGGTCCAGGAGAACATCGCGCAGTTCGGAGGCGACCCCGGACGCGTGACGATCTTCGGCGAGTCCGCCGGCGGCCTGAACGTGTTCTCGATGCTCGTTTCCCCGATCGCGAAGGACCTCTTCCACGCGGCGATCGCGCAGAGCGGTTCGCCGACGACGATGACGCGGGACGAATCGGACCACTACACGGACGACGCCGAGGCGCCCGGGCTGCCCGGCTCTTCGGGGGAGCTCCTGATCGCGCTCCTCCAGCAGGCCGGTCGCGCAGAGGATCGTGCCTCGGCGAAGGCGGTCGCGGCGGAAATGGAGCTCGGCGAGATCGAAGCGTTCCTGCGCGGTCATTCGGCGGCGGAGCTCCTCCAGCCCTTCGTCGACGAGGTCGGCGACGCGTCGATGCCGATGTACATCGTGCCCAACATCTTCCAGGATGGTCACGTCGTTCGTCGGGGCGAGCCGATCGACCTCTTCGCGACGCCGGGGGCCTACAACGCGGTGCCCTTCATCGCGGGGACGAACCGCGAAGAGTCGAAGCTCTTCGTCGCCTTCGACTCGCCGCACGTCGAGCGGACCTTCGGGCTGCCGAGCGGTTTCTCGAACCTTCGGATGTACGACGTCGAAGGCGAGTACGGAGGGCTGGTGTGGCGGGCGATGGGCGCGGACGAGCCGCTCGCGGCGATGCGGAAGAGTCAGGGACCGACCGTCTGGGGTTACCGGTTCGACTGGGACGAGGAGCCGGTCGTGTTGGGGACCGATCTGTCGAAGCTGCTCGGGGCGGCCCACGCGATGGAGCTCTTCTTCGTGTTCGGCCTGACGGATCTGGGCTTCGCGAATCGCTTCATCTTCGAAGACCCCGAATCCGCGACGCTCCTCTCCGAACGCATGCGCTCCTACTGGGCGAACTTCGCCTACACGTACCGGCCCGGACGAGGGCAGGGCGGTGACCTCCCCGACTGGGCACCCTGGGGCGACGGGTCGAAGGATCCGAAGTACATCGTCTTCGACACGGACGCGGGCGACGGGCTCCGCATGGAGCGAGACCAGATCGACCAGGCCTGGGTCGTTTCGCGCGCGATGACCGATCCGCGGATGCTGAGCGACGAAGAGCGTTGTCGCGTCTACAAGAACATGGTCCAGTGGAGCGAGGCGCTCACGCCGGAGGCCTACACGACGATCGGAGAGGGGATGTGCGAGCCCTTCCCGATCGGCTCGCGGCTGGACTTCCCGTCCCTCTCCCACGACCCCGCCGAGTGA
- a CDS encoding FapA family protein, whose amino-acid sequence MDEHEAHTIAQRIHVRVSDDGLEASVSLVSGPPGSLDDLRAALATEGVTYGVDETAFRPVERALASRNADPTERCVARGVPPVAPIPPRLCLEDPEGPLPGTLRPDGTLDFRERRSIVPIKAGDPVARVLEAVPGEPGIDVRGEALAPEETPEFAIEFGDGVALQEDGSIVATRDGARAYDPKGRIDVAAVHVHNGSVDPASGNLETKDHLEITRDLTPHMQARAGGSIRIGGLVDDGQVHAGLAVEIVGGVLGREGGWIRAGTDLRARHALGARLRAGGRIEIARSVSASRIHGREVEIGGRALSDRIAAEHRIAVHQAGSPAGGPVEIHAGVPLEPEGIDPTLRRVATPDRRAGRRGSARKRRDRGARKTGQRKLRTRDGVEDRIRWRLRQRELLSAASIEIRGFAHAGCRLAIGSVLHVLEADVGPCTFRLDREQRRIIVDDPETDS is encoded by the coding sequence ATGGACGAGCACGAAGCCCATACGATCGCCCAACGGATCCACGTACGCGTCAGCGACGACGGACTCGAAGCGTCGGTCTCCCTCGTCTCGGGGCCGCCGGGCTCGTTGGACGATCTTCGCGCCGCCCTCGCGACGGAGGGCGTCACCTACGGCGTCGACGAGACGGCCTTCCGCCCCGTCGAGCGCGCCCTCGCTTCACGCAATGCGGACCCGACGGAGCGATGCGTCGCGCGAGGGGTGCCGCCGGTCGCCCCGATTCCGCCGAGGCTCTGCCTCGAGGATCCCGAGGGCCCCCTCCCGGGAACGCTCCGTCCGGACGGCACCCTCGACTTCCGCGAGCGACGATCGATCGTCCCGATCAAGGCCGGCGACCCCGTCGCGCGCGTCCTGGAGGCCGTCCCGGGCGAACCGGGCATCGATGTCCGCGGCGAAGCCCTCGCGCCGGAGGAGACGCCCGAGTTCGCGATCGAGTTCGGCGACGGCGTCGCGTTGCAGGAAGACGGCTCGATCGTCGCGACGCGAGACGGTGCGCGCGCCTACGATCCGAAGGGACGGATCGACGTCGCGGCGGTTCACGTCCACAACGGATCCGTCGATCCCGCGTCCGGCAACCTCGAGACGAAGGACCACCTCGAGATCACGCGCGATCTGACGCCCCACATGCAGGCCAGGGCCGGCGGAAGCATCCGGATCGGCGGCCTCGTCGACGACGGGCAGGTCCACGCGGGACTCGCGGTCGAGATCGTCGGCGGCGTCCTCGGTCGCGAGGGTGGCTGGATACGGGCAGGAACGGATCTCCGCGCACGACATGCGCTCGGTGCCCGACTTCGCGCGGGCGGGCGAATCGAGATTGCACGCAGCGTGTCCGCCTCGCGAATCCACGGTCGCGAGGTCGAGATCGGCGGGCGCGCGCTGTCCGATCGGATCGCTGCCGAACACCGGATCGCCGTCCACCAGGCCGGAAGTCCCGCCGGTGGTCCGGTCGAGATTCACGCCGGCGTCCCGCTCGAACCGGAAGGGATCGATCCCACGCTTCGTCGAGTCGCGACCCCCGACCGACGCGCCGGCCGACGCGGGAGCGCTCGGAAGAGGCGGGATCGCGGCGCACGCAAGACCGGCCAGCGCAAGCTGCGGACCCGGGACGGCGTCGAGGACCGCATCCGATGGCGACTCCGACAACGCGAGCTGCTCTCGGCCGCCTCGATCGAGATCCGCGGCTTCGCGCACGCCGGTTGCCGCCTCGCGATCGGAAGCGTGCTCCACGTCCTCGAGGCCGACGTCGGCCCCTGCACCTTTCGACTCGATCGTGAACAGCGCCGCATCATCGTGGACGATCCGGAGACCGACTCGTGA
- a CDS encoding DUF3820 family protein — MDEERARGTPVEPDPEVLLQIARMEMPFGRYQGRRLIDLPEPYVVWWRERGFPKGRLGMLLATLYEIKANGLEPLLAGLRDPSDPLYRNVDPRNFREGDR, encoded by the coding sequence ATGGACGAAGAGCGAGCGAGAGGGACGCCGGTGGAGCCGGACCCGGAGGTGCTCCTCCAGATCGCGCGGATGGAGATGCCCTTCGGGCGCTACCAGGGGCGGCGACTGATCGATCTCCCCGAACCCTACGTCGTCTGGTGGAGGGAGCGGGGCTTCCCCAAGGGCCGCCTCGGCATGCTCCTGGCGACGCTCTACGAGATCAAGGCGAACGGCCTGGAGCCCTTGCTCGCGGGTCTTCGCGACCCGTCTGATCCGCTCTACCGAAACGTCGACCCGCGCAACTTCCGCGAGGGAGATCGCTAG